Proteins from one Candidatus Desulfovibrio trichonymphae genomic window:
- a CDS encoding D-alanine--D-alanine ligase family protein, with product MKILLIAGGWSHERKISLSGARDIEKTLLSRGHSVTFFDLLTGFDQLLHAATEHEFAMINLHGAPGEDGLVQAMLDTANCPYQGTGPATSLLALHKAAAKQIFRYTGLPTPDWEFLPRPPDACWNPRLPYPLFAKSNTGGSSLLMGRARNRAELDARLAEIFSAGDEVLLEPELRGVEVTCGVLEENALPPLLIEPTAGDFFDYASKYAAGGARETCPAPLPEVTTAEVRRLALAAHRALGLTGYSRADFILTDNGTPTLLEVNTLPGMTATSLVPQEAAALGLDFGRMLEKLIKLGMRRKKA from the coding sequence ATGAAGATTCTTTTGATTGCGGGCGGCTGGTCCCACGAACGTAAAATTTCGCTTTCCGGCGCGCGCGACATAGAAAAAACCCTGCTCTCACGCGGCCACAGCGTGACCTTTTTTGACCTCCTGACGGGCTTTGACCAACTGCTGCACGCCGCGACCGAGCACGAATTCGCTATGATCAACCTGCACGGGGCACCGGGCGAAGACGGCCTTGTCCAGGCCATGCTGGACACAGCGAATTGCCCCTATCAGGGCACAGGCCCGGCGACCTCTCTTCTGGCCCTACACAAGGCCGCAGCAAAACAGATTTTCCGTTATACGGGCCTGCCCACGCCGGACTGGGAATTTCTGCCCCGTCCGCCGGATGCGTGCTGGAACCCGCGCCTGCCCTACCCGCTCTTTGCAAAAAGCAATACCGGCGGTTCCTCCCTGCTGATGGGCCGCGCTCGCAACCGTGCGGAGCTTGACGCAAGGCTGGCGGAAATTTTTTCGGCTGGGGACGAAGTTCTGCTCGAACCGGAACTCCGCGGCGTGGAAGTCACCTGCGGCGTTCTGGAAGAAAACGCCCTGCCGCCCCTTCTTATTGAGCCGACGGCTGGCGACTTTTTTGACTATGCAAGCAAATACGCCGCAGGTGGAGCGCGCGAAACCTGCCCGGCCCCCCTGCCCGAAGTGACGACAGCCGAAGTGCGGCGGCTGGCGCTGGCGGCCCACAGGGCATTGGGTCTCACAGGCTACAGCCGAGCGGATTTTATTTTGACGGACAACGGAACTCCGACGCTACTCGAAGTCAACACCCTGCCCGGAATGACGGCCACAAGCCTTGTGCCCCAAGAAGCGGCGGCTCTGGGCCTTGATTTTGGCCGGATGCTGGAAAAGCTCATCAAGCTCGGCATGCGACGCAAAAAAGCCTGA
- a CDS encoding aspartate-semialdehyde dehydrogenase → MKKTLTVAVVGATGAVGREMLNSLHNRKFPATTIRAFASARSAGSRIPFGDAELTVEELKEDVFTDIDLALFSTGEATSLQFAPHAVNAGCVVVDNSAAWRMDEHCPLVVPEVNACHLAAHMGIIANPNCSTIQMLVALKPLHDATAIKRIVVSTYQAVSGTGQKGIEELERQVRDLFNGREPENSVYPYRIAFNVLPHIDVFLKNGYTKEEMKMVNETVKIFGDPSVKVTATCVRAPVFYGHAESVNVETAKKITAKDARIMLSQAPGLMVYDNPREKMYPMPAYVAGEDPVFVGRIREDESIENGLNMWIVADNVRKGAALNAVQIAEELLRRDLIRVPGTNVFLQ, encoded by the coding sequence ATGAAAAAAACATTGACAGTCGCCGTGGTGGGAGCTACGGGCGCCGTGGGGCGAGAAATGCTGAACTCGCTGCACAACCGAAAATTTCCCGCGACAACAATACGTGCCTTTGCCTCAGCCCGCTCCGCCGGAAGCCGCATTCCCTTCGGCGATGCGGAATTGACGGTAGAAGAACTGAAAGAAGACGTTTTTACCGATATTGATCTGGCCCTTTTTTCCACGGGAGAGGCGACGTCGCTGCAGTTTGCGCCGCACGCAGTCAATGCCGGCTGTGTGGTGGTGGACAATTCCGCCGCTTGGCGCATGGACGAGCACTGCCCCTTGGTGGTGCCGGAAGTCAACGCCTGCCATCTTGCAGCCCACATGGGTATTATCGCCAACCCCAACTGTTCCACCATACAGATGCTCGTGGCGTTAAAACCTCTGCACGACGCGACGGCAATCAAACGCATCGTGGTTTCCACCTATCAGGCCGTATCCGGTACAGGTCAAAAAGGCATTGAAGAACTGGAACGTCAGGTGCGCGATCTGTTCAATGGCCGCGAGCCGGAAAACAGCGTCTACCCGTATCGAATCGCTTTCAACGTGCTGCCGCATATAGATGTTTTTCTAAAAAACGGCTACACCAAAGAAGAAATGAAAATGGTCAACGAAACTGTAAAAATTTTTGGAGACCCTTCGGTAAAAGTCACGGCCACCTGTGTCCGCGCACCTGTTTTTTACGGACATGCCGAATCCGTCAACGTGGAGACAGCCAAAAAAATTACGGCCAAGGATGCCCGCATCATGCTCTCTCAGGCACCCGGTCTTATGGTATATGACAATCCGCGGGAAAAAATGTACCCGATGCCAGCGTATGTCGCAGGCGAAGATCCTGTGTTTGTGGGACGCATCCGTGAGGACGAAAGCATTGAGAACGGACTGAATATGTGGATTGTGGCCGACAACGTGCGCAAGGGAGCGGCACTCAACGCCGTGCAGATTGCCGAAGAGCTGCTCCGGCGTGATCTGATCCGCGTGCCGGGCACAAACGTATTTCTGCAATAG
- a CDS encoding HDIG domain-containing metalloprotein: MNTEAQLWHWTFHAPLSNLTPPDRLRRTASRPPTSSFAPCASVPDDEACFALWRKYGMLDNVWRHSLLVAHIATTLAERAAKLGIAVNVPEVRAAALLHDIAKTYCVRHGGSHAQLGGGWAVAETRNYAVAQGVMLHVCWPWPLPDGSGLCSLPFFIIYADKRVRHDQCVTLEERFEDLLTRYGHSEASRQGIRVSFEQGQTIERVLSAQLECGLHEDSFDCGRLVPRT; this comes from the coding sequence ATGAATACAGAAGCGCAGCTATGGCACTGGACCTTTCATGCGCCCCTTTCCAACCTGACGCCCCCGGACAGGTTGCGGAGAACGGCAAGCCGCCCGCCCACGTCCTCTTTCGCGCCGTGCGCGTCCGTTCCAGATGACGAGGCCTGCTTCGCCCTGTGGCGCAAATACGGCATGCTGGACAACGTGTGGCGGCACTCGCTGCTGGTGGCCCATATCGCGACAACACTGGCCGAACGCGCGGCGAAGCTCGGCATTGCCGTCAACGTGCCGGAAGTGCGCGCGGCGGCCCTGCTCCACGATATCGCCAAAACCTATTGTGTGCGGCACGGCGGTAGCCACGCCCAGCTCGGCGGCGGGTGGGCCGTCGCGGAAACACGCAATTACGCCGTGGCGCAGGGCGTCATGCTGCACGTTTGCTGGCCTTGGCCGCTGCCGGACGGCAGCGGCCTCTGTTCTCTGCCGTTTTTTATCATCTATGCGGACAAAAGAGTACGGCACGACCAGTGCGTCACGCTGGAAGAACGTTTTGAAGATCTGCTCACGCGTTACGGGCACAGCGAGGCGTCGCGGCAGGGCATCCGCGTATCCTTTGAACAGGGACAAACCATTGAACGCGTCCTGTCGGCGCAACTGGAATGCGGGCTCCATGAAGATTCTTTTGATTGCGGGCGGCTGGTCCCACGAACGTAA
- a CDS encoding acyltransferase, with amino-acid sequence MLTLLRKALQRDFTLADAASFICLENMRVFGVLWGTARLRCKAALFGVHVGPGTRAHGPVGLLRWPGGTIRIGANVSLISSWRRGTAATLAAPVRLRVFGDDASIEIGDGAQLSGSSVTARSTSIIIGRKVLLAPNCIIVDSDFHAPWPPESRTDSPGYENDARVVIGDYAWIGMNSLILKGVTIGEGAIVGAGSVVTSDVPPYSVVAGTPARVRRHRTKKFSPL; translated from the coding sequence ATGCTAACACTGCTACGCAAAGCCCTGCAACGTGATTTTACACTTGCCGACGCGGCAAGCTTTATCTGCCTTGAAAACATGCGCGTCTTCGGTGTATTGTGGGGCACAGCGCGCCTGCGCTGCAAGGCCGCCCTTTTTGGCGTCCATGTCGGCCCCGGTACACGCGCTCACGGCCCTGTGGGCTTGTTGCGCTGGCCGGGAGGAACCATACGTATAGGCGCGAACGTGAGCCTTATTTCTTCCTGGCGACGGGGCACAGCCGCCACACTTGCCGCGCCCGTACGCCTGAGAGTGTTCGGCGACGACGCAAGCATTGAAATCGGCGACGGCGCGCAGTTGAGCGGCTCCTCAGTCACAGCGCGGTCAACCAGCATCATCATCGGGCGCAAGGTTCTGCTCGCGCCCAATTGCATCATTGTGGATTCGGATTTTCACGCGCCTTGGCCGCCTGAAAGTCGCACGGACAGCCCCGGATACGAGAACGACGCGCGGGTTGTAATCGGCGATTACGCGTGGATCGGCATGAACTCGCTGATTTTGAAAGGCGTGACTATCGGCGAAGGGGCCATTGTGGGCGCTGGCAGCGTGGTGACCAGTGACGTACCGCCATATTCCGTCGTTGCCGGAACTCCCGCGCGCGTGCGGCGACACAGAACGAAGAAATTTTCACCTTTGTGA
- the fabZ gene encoding 3-hydroxyacyl-ACP dehydratase FabZ: protein MCPVSETSYPSMDIQQILRLLPHRYPFLLVDRVVECVPGSHIRAYKNVSLNEPFFQGHFPGTPIMPGVLILEALAQTGGILAVSGLGALTDKLLFFTGLDGVRFRRQVVPGDRLDLTCDNMRMRLKLYKMDARAFVDGKPAAEAKITAAIADRTK, encoded by the coding sequence ATGTGTCCTGTGTCTGAAACAAGTTATCCATCTATGGACATTCAACAAATTCTCCGTCTGCTACCGCACCGCTACCCCTTTTTGCTGGTGGACAGAGTGGTGGAATGCGTGCCCGGCTCACACATCAGGGCGTATAAAAATGTCAGTCTGAACGAGCCGTTTTTTCAGGGGCATTTCCCTGGCACGCCCATCATGCCGGGCGTGCTGATTCTGGAGGCGCTCGCCCAGACGGGAGGGATCCTTGCGGTTTCGGGTCTCGGTGCACTGACGGACAAATTGCTTTTTTTCACAGGTCTTGACGGCGTAAGATTTCGCCGTCAGGTAGTTCCCGGCGACCGCCTTGACCTCACATGCGACAATATGCGTATGCGTCTTAAACTGTATAAAATGGACGCACGCGCCTTTGTGGACGGCAAACCGGCCGCTGAGGCGAAAATCACGGCCGCCATCGCTGACAGAACAAAATGA
- a CDS encoding OmpH family outer membrane protein: MRNVVLTALAACMLIAGAAFAVDEKTVPTAKIGVVDMQTVATESDPAQAAKKQMEEKYGEERNTLEKQGEDLKKKAGSLKSPKTSEEKKLEFIRAKQDLDQKTRNFLRKVEQDEIKLRQDMVTLVFSAAYEVAHARGFNFVVDVTAGGVLYAEQAMDLTQDVLVKVNKLYKEKSAKKENKKSDDKK; this comes from the coding sequence ATGCGTAATGTTGTGTTGACTGCCCTTGCGGCCTGCATGCTCATTGCTGGCGCGGCCTTTGCCGTTGATGAAAAAACTGTGCCGACGGCAAAAATCGGCGTTGTAGACATGCAGACTGTCGCCACAGAGAGTGACCCTGCACAAGCCGCAAAAAAACAGATGGAAGAGAAATACGGTGAAGAACGTAATACATTGGAAAAACAAGGTGAAGACCTGAAGAAAAAAGCGGGGTCGCTCAAGAGCCCCAAAACCAGTGAAGAGAAAAAACTGGAATTTATTCGCGCAAAGCAGGATCTGGATCAAAAAACACGAAATTTCCTGCGCAAGGTGGAACAGGATGAAATCAAGCTGCGCCAGGACATGGTAACACTGGTTTTCAGCGCCGCATACGAAGTGGCCCACGCTAGAGGCTTCAACTTTGTGGTTGACGTCACGGCTGGCGGCGTGCTGTACGCTGAACAGGCAATGGACCTGACGCAGGACGTACTGGTTAAAGTCAACAAGCTCTATAAGGAAAAATCCGCCAAAAAAGAAAACAAAAAGAGCGACGATAAAAAATAA
- the asnS gene encoding asparagine--tRNA ligase: protein MQRTLIVDALNAEKTQDNIVLCGWVRTRRDLGGFSFVEINDGSSLANMQCVIAHNSEAYTAFGTANTGAALCVTGALAPSPGKGQKWEMQVQSIAVFGLADPETFPLQKKRHSDEFLRGIAHLRARTNKYGAAFRIRSEAAHAVHVFFHQRRFALVHTPVLTGSDCEGAGEMFRATALSPDEESAGKDFFNRRCHLTVSGQLEAESLAMGLGRVYSFGPTFRAEKSNTPRHAAEFWMIEPEIAFADIEDIMELGESLVHHVIDHALTRCEADVRLFDNFVDKGLMDRLRGMIAKSFARASYAEAVAILESSGRDFIFPVVCGMDLQMEHERYLTEEHFHRPVIVYDYPKKIKAFYMRANDDNETVAAMDILAPRIGELVGGSQREERLDKLAARLRELSRNPDDYWWYLDLRRFGSAPHAGFGLGFERLLMLLTGIANIRDVIAFPRTPGSLKF, encoded by the coding sequence ATGCAGAGAACACTGATCGTGGACGCCCTGAACGCGGAAAAAACGCAGGACAACATTGTGCTCTGCGGTTGGGTGCGCACGCGCCGCGACCTCGGCGGATTTTCCTTTGTAGAGATAAACGACGGCTCCTCTCTTGCTAACATGCAATGCGTTATCGCTCATAACAGCGAGGCGTACACGGCTTTCGGCACCGCCAATACGGGCGCAGCGCTTTGCGTGACGGGCGCACTCGCGCCCTCGCCCGGCAAAGGACAAAAATGGGAAATGCAGGTTCAAAGCATTGCCGTGTTCGGCCTCGCTGATCCGGAAACCTTTCCACTGCAGAAGAAACGCCATTCAGACGAATTTTTGCGCGGCATTGCGCATTTACGGGCTCGAACAAACAAATACGGGGCCGCATTCCGCATACGTTCCGAGGCAGCACACGCGGTACACGTTTTTTTTCACCAACGTCGTTTTGCCCTTGTGCACACGCCTGTGCTCACTGGCTCGGACTGTGAGGGGGCGGGGGAAATGTTTCGCGCCACAGCCCTGTCGCCAGACGAGGAGAGCGCGGGAAAAGATTTTTTCAATCGTCGCTGCCATCTGACTGTTTCAGGCCAACTGGAAGCTGAGTCACTGGCCATGGGGCTTGGACGGGTCTATTCTTTCGGTCCCACGTTCAGAGCCGAAAAATCCAACACGCCGCGCCATGCTGCCGAGTTCTGGATGATTGAACCTGAAATAGCCTTCGCGGATATTGAAGACATAATGGAACTTGGCGAAAGCCTTGTCCATCATGTCATAGACCATGCGCTCACGCGCTGTGAGGCGGATGTGCGCTTGTTCGACAATTTTGTTGATAAAGGCCTTATGGACAGATTGCGCGGCATGATCGCCAAATCCTTCGCGCGCGCATCTTATGCCGAAGCCGTCGCCATTCTGGAAAGCAGCGGGCGGGACTTTATATTCCCAGTAGTCTGCGGCATGGACCTTCAAATGGAGCACGAACGCTATCTGACGGAAGAACATTTTCACCGGCCCGTCATTGTGTACGACTATCCAAAAAAAATCAAAGCATTCTATATGCGCGCGAATGACGACAACGAAACCGTGGCGGCCATGGACATACTGGCCCCGCGCATAGGCGAGCTTGTCGGCGGATCCCAGCGTGAGGAACGTCTGGACAAGCTCGCCGCGCGCCTTCGCGAACTTAGTCGGAATCCGGACGACTACTGGTGGTATCTTGACCTGCGGCGCTTCGGCAGCGCGCCGCACGCCGGTTTCGGTCTTGGTTTTGAACGCCTGCTCATGTTGCTCACCGGCATCGCCAATATTCGCGACGTGATCGCTTTTCCCCGCACGCCCGGCAGCTTGAAGTTTTAG